A section of the Felis catus isolate Fca126 chromosome B2, F.catus_Fca126_mat1.0, whole genome shotgun sequence genome encodes:
- the CILK1 gene encoding serine/threonine-protein kinase ICK isoform X1 yields MNRYTTIKQLGDGTYGSVLLGRSIESGELIAIKKMKRKFYSWEECMNLREVKSLKKLNHANVVKLKEVIRENDHLYFIFEYMKENLYQLIKERNKLFPESAIRNIMYQILQGLAFIHKHGFFHRDLKPENLLCMGPELVKIADFGLAREIRSRPPYTDYVSTRWYRAPEVLLRSTNYSSPIDIWAVGCIMAEVYTLRPLFPGASEIDTIFKICQLLGTPKKTDWPEGYQLSSAMNFRWPQCVPNNLKTLIPNASSEAIQLLRDMLQWDPKKRPTASQALRYPYFQIGHPLGSTTQSLQDSGKPQKDVLEKAGPPPHIKPIPPAQPPTKPHTRISSRQHQASQPPQHLMYPYKTEASRTDHLNHLPEDKPSPLLFPSLHTKNPQSKMLAGLEHKNGEIKPKSRRRWGLVSRSTKDSDDWADLDDLDFSPSLSRMDLKNKKRQSEETLCRFESVLDLKPSEPIGTGNSAPTQTSYQRRDTPTLRSAAKQHYLKHSRYLPGINIRNGILPNPGKDFIPSNPWSSSGLSGKSSGTVSVISKINSVGSGSTSSSGLTGNYIPSFLKKEVGSAMQRVHLAPIPDPSPGYSSLKAVRPHPGRPFFHTQPRSTPGLMPRPPAAQPVHGRTDWASKYASRR; encoded by the exons TCTTTAAAGAAGCTCAACCACGCCAATGttgtaaaattaaaagaagttaTCAGGGAAAatgatcatctttattttatcttcGAGTACATGAAGGAAAATCTTTACCAGCTCATTAAAGAAAG AAATAAGTTGTTTCCTGAATCTGCTATAAGGAATATCATGTATCAGATATTACAAGGACTTGCATTTATTCACAAACACG GCTTCTTTCATAGGGACTTAAAGCCTGAGAACCTCCTCTGCATGGGCCCAGAACTTGTGAAAATTGCAGACTTCGGGTTGGCCCGAGAGATCCGATCAAGACCCCCATACACAGACTATGTATCCACCAGATG GTACAGGGCTCCAGAAGTGCTCCTGAGGTCTACCAACTACAGCTCCCCCATTGACATCTGGGCAGTGGGCTGCATCATGGCAGAAGTGTACACCCTCAGGCCACTCTTCCCTGGGGCCAGTGAAATTGACACCATCTTCAAAATTTGCCAACTGTTGGGGACACCAAAAAAG ACCGACTGGCCTGAAGGCTACCAACTTTCAAGTGCAATGAACTTCCGCTGGCCCCAGTGCGTACCCAATAACTTAAAGACCCTGATTCCAAATGCTAGCAGTGAAGCCATTCAACTCCTGAGAGACATGCTTCAGTGGGATCCCAAGAAACGGCCAACAGCTAGTCag GCGCTTCGATATCCTTACTTCCAGATTGGGCATCCGCTGGGCAGCACCACACAGAGCCTTCAGGATTCAGGAAAACCACAGAAGGATGTCCTGGAAAAGGCGGGCCCACCTCCTCACATTAAGCCGATCCCACCTGCCCAGCCCCCAACCAAGCCACACACACGGATTTCTTCGAGACAGCATCAGGCCAGCCAGCCCCCTCAGCATCTCATGTACCCCTACAAAACAGAGGCTTCCAGGACAGACCACCTGAACCATCTTCCAGAGGACAAGCCAAGCCCGTTGCTCTTCCCGTCCCTCCATACCAAGAATCCTCAGTCG AAAATGCTGGCTGGCCTGGAACACAAAAATGGGGAGATCAAGCCAAAGAGTAGGAGAAGGTGGGGTCTTGTGTCCCGGTCCACAAAGGATTCCGATGACTGGGCTGACTTGGATGACTTGGATTTCAGTCCATCCCTCAGCAGGATGGACCTGAAAAACAAGAAGAGACAGAGCGAAGAGACCCTCTGCAG ATTTGAGAGTGTTTTGGACCTGAAGCCCTCTGAGCCCATCGGTACAGGAAATAGCGCCCCCACCCAGACCTCTTATCAGAGGCGAGACACCCCGACCCTGAGGTCCGCGGCCAAGCAGCACTACTTGAAGCACTCCCGATACTTGCCCG gaataaatataagaaatggcATACTTCCAAATCCAGGCAAGGATTTCATTCCATCTAACCCATGGTCTAGTTCTGGTTTGTCTGGAAAATCTTCAGGGACAGTATCGGTAATCAGCAAAATAAATTCAG TTGGTTCCGGCTCTACAAGTTCTAGTGGACTGACTGGAAACTATATCCCCTCCTTtctaaaaaaagaagttggttCTGCTATGCAGAGGGTACACTTGGCACCTATTCCAGACCCTTCCCCTG GCTATTCTTCCCTGAAGGCCGTGAGACCTCATCCTGGGCGACCTTTTTTCCACACCCAGCCTAGAAGCACTCCTGGGTTGATGCCCCGGCCTCCGGCTGCCCAGCCAGTGCATGGCCGGACGGACTGGGCTTCGAAGTACGCGTCTCGGCGATGA
- the CILK1 gene encoding serine/threonine-protein kinase ICK isoform X2, whose product MKENLYQLIKERNKLFPESAIRNIMYQILQGLAFIHKHGFFHRDLKPENLLCMGPELVKIADFGLAREIRSRPPYTDYVSTRWYRAPEVLLRSTNYSSPIDIWAVGCIMAEVYTLRPLFPGASEIDTIFKICQLLGTPKKTDWPEGYQLSSAMNFRWPQCVPNNLKTLIPNASSEAIQLLRDMLQWDPKKRPTASQALRYPYFQIGHPLGSTTQSLQDSGKPQKDVLEKAGPPPHIKPIPPAQPPTKPHTRISSRQHQASQPPQHLMYPYKTEASRTDHLNHLPEDKPSPLLFPSLHTKNPQSKMLAGLEHKNGEIKPKSRRRWGLVSRSTKDSDDWADLDDLDFSPSLSRMDLKNKKRQSEETLCRFESVLDLKPSEPIGTGNSAPTQTSYQRRDTPTLRSAAKQHYLKHSRYLPGINIRNGILPNPGKDFIPSNPWSSSGLSGKSSGTVSVISKINSVGSGSTSSSGLTGNYIPSFLKKEVGSAMQRVHLAPIPDPSPGYSSLKAVRPHPGRPFFHTQPRSTPGLMPRPPAAQPVHGRTDWASKYASRR is encoded by the exons ATGAAGGAAAATCTTTACCAGCTCATTAAAGAAAG AAATAAGTTGTTTCCTGAATCTGCTATAAGGAATATCATGTATCAGATATTACAAGGACTTGCATTTATTCACAAACACG GCTTCTTTCATAGGGACTTAAAGCCTGAGAACCTCCTCTGCATGGGCCCAGAACTTGTGAAAATTGCAGACTTCGGGTTGGCCCGAGAGATCCGATCAAGACCCCCATACACAGACTATGTATCCACCAGATG GTACAGGGCTCCAGAAGTGCTCCTGAGGTCTACCAACTACAGCTCCCCCATTGACATCTGGGCAGTGGGCTGCATCATGGCAGAAGTGTACACCCTCAGGCCACTCTTCCCTGGGGCCAGTGAAATTGACACCATCTTCAAAATTTGCCAACTGTTGGGGACACCAAAAAAG ACCGACTGGCCTGAAGGCTACCAACTTTCAAGTGCAATGAACTTCCGCTGGCCCCAGTGCGTACCCAATAACTTAAAGACCCTGATTCCAAATGCTAGCAGTGAAGCCATTCAACTCCTGAGAGACATGCTTCAGTGGGATCCCAAGAAACGGCCAACAGCTAGTCag GCGCTTCGATATCCTTACTTCCAGATTGGGCATCCGCTGGGCAGCACCACACAGAGCCTTCAGGATTCAGGAAAACCACAGAAGGATGTCCTGGAAAAGGCGGGCCCACCTCCTCACATTAAGCCGATCCCACCTGCCCAGCCCCCAACCAAGCCACACACACGGATTTCTTCGAGACAGCATCAGGCCAGCCAGCCCCCTCAGCATCTCATGTACCCCTACAAAACAGAGGCTTCCAGGACAGACCACCTGAACCATCTTCCAGAGGACAAGCCAAGCCCGTTGCTCTTCCCGTCCCTCCATACCAAGAATCCTCAGTCG AAAATGCTGGCTGGCCTGGAACACAAAAATGGGGAGATCAAGCCAAAGAGTAGGAGAAGGTGGGGTCTTGTGTCCCGGTCCACAAAGGATTCCGATGACTGGGCTGACTTGGATGACTTGGATTTCAGTCCATCCCTCAGCAGGATGGACCTGAAAAACAAGAAGAGACAGAGCGAAGAGACCCTCTGCAG ATTTGAGAGTGTTTTGGACCTGAAGCCCTCTGAGCCCATCGGTACAGGAAATAGCGCCCCCACCCAGACCTCTTATCAGAGGCGAGACACCCCGACCCTGAGGTCCGCGGCCAAGCAGCACTACTTGAAGCACTCCCGATACTTGCCCG gaataaatataagaaatggcATACTTCCAAATCCAGGCAAGGATTTCATTCCATCTAACCCATGGTCTAGTTCTGGTTTGTCTGGAAAATCTTCAGGGACAGTATCGGTAATCAGCAAAATAAATTCAG TTGGTTCCGGCTCTACAAGTTCTAGTGGACTGACTGGAAACTATATCCCCTCCTTtctaaaaaaagaagttggttCTGCTATGCAGAGGGTACACTTGGCACCTATTCCAGACCCTTCCCCTG GCTATTCTTCCCTGAAGGCCGTGAGACCTCATCCTGGGCGACCTTTTTTCCACACCCAGCCTAGAAGCACTCCTGGGTTGATGCCCCGGCCTCCGGCTGCCCAGCCAGTGCATGGCCGGACGGACTGGGCTTCGAAGTACGCGTCTCGGCGATGA